A genomic segment from Kyrpidia tusciae DSM 2912 encodes:
- a CDS encoding flagellar hook-basal body protein has translation MRVLWTGASGMSAASHWVNAMANDAANMNTTGYKSEDLAFSDLLAVHYAPGVRIPAPDTPPGLPVGSGVRAAARVSDWSQGPLQETGRKLDVAWEGEGFFVVSGPEGMRYTRDGSFQVSVDPAGQATLVTADGHVVLDEYGAPIDLTGVDLSTLAIGPDGRITGSVAGTPTDIAVLGRVVFDHPQRLIKAGNNLYDAGTEVPLTPADIADPLRFGRLRQGYLEASNVELTDVMTKLMEAERLYALSARAVLTADQMMSMANNLRG, from the coding sequence ATGAGGGTCCTGTGGACCGGCGCATCGGGGATGAGCGCCGCGAGCCATTGGGTGAACGCCATGGCGAACGATGCGGCAAACATGAACACCACGGGGTACAAAAGCGAGGATCTCGCCTTCTCAGATTTATTGGCCGTTCACTACGCTCCGGGGGTTCGGATCCCCGCCCCGGACACGCCGCCGGGGCTGCCGGTGGGAAGCGGGGTTCGGGCGGCGGCCCGGGTATCCGACTGGAGCCAGGGGCCGCTGCAAGAGACGGGGCGAAAGCTGGACGTCGCCTGGGAAGGGGAAGGATTTTTCGTCGTATCTGGGCCCGAGGGCATGCGCTACACTCGGGATGGGTCTTTTCAAGTGTCGGTGGACCCCGCAGGTCAAGCCACTCTCGTGACGGCGGACGGCCATGTCGTACTGGATGAATACGGGGCGCCCATCGATTTGACCGGGGTGGATCTCTCGACCCTCGCTATTGGGCCGGACGGGCGAATCACAGGGTCTGTGGCAGGGACGCCAACGGATATTGCCGTGCTCGGTCGGGTGGTGTTCGACCACCCCCAGCGGTTGATCAAGGCTGGGAACAATCTTTACGACGCCGGCACCGAGGTTCCCCTCACCCCGGCGGACATCGCGGATCCTTTGCGCTTTGGACGGTTGCGGCAAGGGTATCTGGAGGCCTCGAATGTGGAGCTCACCGATGTGATGACCAAACTCATGGAGGCGGAGCGCTTATACGCCCTCAGTGCCCGGGCGGTGCTCACCGCGGATCAGATGATGAGCATGGCGAACAATCTGCGGGGCTAA
- a CDS encoding flagellar hook-basal body protein: MIRGLYIAASGMIAQQRREEIVANNLVNASTPGYKQDEPSLRTFGDLFLRRLGSPASGTALPLAPGVGPLNLGATMEDAPPRFTPGPLVETKRNQDFALIDPPGRQSRPGGVEAFFAVEGPNGQILLTRDGQFIEGPNGQLYTGDGYRVLAAGPNGQVIPGSSVALDASGAVHTYDGTGAEVFGGLAVLDAPVAALQKQGTGVYVLTPGAAGGLVPSLAQVRQGFLEQSNVDPGQTMVQMIDVVRAYEANQKVIRTVDQSMDKLVNQVGRVNA, from the coding sequence ATGATTCGGGGCTTGTATATTGCGGCGTCGGGGATGATCGCCCAGCAGCGCCGGGAGGAGATCGTGGCGAATAACCTCGTCAACGCCTCCACGCCGGGGTACAAGCAGGACGAGCCCTCCCTTCGAACTTTTGGGGATCTGTTTCTGCGCCGGCTGGGAAGCCCGGCCTCCGGCACCGCTCTCCCCCTCGCCCCCGGGGTCGGGCCGCTCAACCTGGGGGCGACGATGGAGGACGCGCCACCCCGGTTTACGCCGGGCCCCTTGGTGGAGACCAAGCGCAACCAGGATTTTGCCTTGATCGATCCGCCGGGGAGGCAAAGCCGGCCCGGCGGGGTGGAGGCTTTTTTTGCGGTGGAGGGCCCGAACGGGCAGATCCTGCTCACCCGGGATGGGCAGTTTATCGAAGGGCCGAACGGGCAGTTGTACACCGGGGATGGATATCGGGTGCTGGCGGCGGGGCCGAACGGTCAAGTGATCCCGGGCTCCTCGGTGGCGCTGGACGCTTCGGGGGCGGTGCACACCTACGATGGGACCGGGGCGGAAGTGTTCGGAGGATTGGCGGTGCTGGACGCGCCGGTGGCCGCGCTCCAGAAACAGGGCACGGGCGTCTATGTGCTCACACCGGGCGCGGCGGGCGGGTTGGTTCCCTCGTTGGCCCAGGTGCGCCAAGGGTTCCTGGAGCAGTCGAACGTGGACCCCGGTCAGACGATGGTCCAGATGATCGACGTGGTCCGAGCCTATGAGGCGAACCAAAAGGTCATTCGCACCGTGGACCAGAGCATGGACAAGCTGGTCAACCAGGTCGGGCGGGTAAACGCATAA
- a CDS encoding sigma-70 family RNA polymerase sigma factor translates to MIPPIPPDLLSEARAGRPAAVAELWLHLRPLAAMVARKYRSIDREDAEGEAALIYLEVLQIWDPNREVPFPAFFARKLHHRLWTLVRRMSRETQRRAMSGGQAEDGGPGDIFALLRDPRWAEPFLEVEIRLLLAGLAPRERRILAGLLSGLPLSALAEQEGVTRQSVTYHLHRALKKLGRDWGR, encoded by the coding sequence ATGATTCCACCCATTCCACCGGATCTGCTGAGCGAAGCCCGGGCCGGACGCCCGGCTGCTGTGGCTGAGCTCTGGCTTCACCTGCGGCCCCTGGCCGCCATGGTCGCAAGGAAATACCGAAGCATCGATCGGGAAGACGCCGAAGGGGAGGCGGCCCTGATTTACCTTGAAGTACTCCAGATCTGGGACCCGAATCGCGAAGTGCCCTTTCCGGCTTTCTTCGCCCGAAAATTGCACCACCGGCTGTGGACCCTGGTGAGGCGGATGTCCCGGGAGACGCAAAGACGGGCGATGTCTGGAGGGCAAGCGGAGGATGGGGGACCCGGGGACATCTTTGCGCTGCTTCGGGACCCCCGCTGGGCCGAGCCCTTTCTCGAGGTGGAAATCCGGCTGCTCTTGGCGGGACTCGCGCCCCGGGAACGCCGGATTCTCGCCGGCCTTCTGAGCGGGCTGCCCTTGTCGGCACTGGCGGAACAAGAAGGGGTCACCCGCCAGAGCGTCACGTATCACTTGCACCGGGCGTTGAAAAAGTTGGGGCGCGACTGGGGAAGATAA
- the fabZ gene encoding 3-hydroxyacyl-ACP dehydratase FabZ codes for MLHTEQIQQILPHRPPFLLVDCIVEVEPGVRAVGLKNVTVNEPFFVGHFPQYAVMPGVLIVEALAQTGAVAILSAEAYRGKIGFFAGIDRFRFRRQVRPGDQLRLEVQMTRLKGSVGKGEGRALVGDRVVAEGELMFAVGDPPAE; via the coding sequence TTGCTTCATACTGAGCAGATTCAACAAATCCTGCCGCACAGGCCGCCGTTTTTGCTGGTGGACTGCATTGTGGAGGTGGAACCCGGCGTCCGGGCGGTGGGCCTCAAGAACGTCACCGTCAACGAACCGTTCTTTGTCGGGCATTTTCCCCAATACGCTGTGATGCCCGGGGTCCTGATCGTGGAAGCCCTGGCCCAAACCGGTGCGGTAGCGATCCTTTCCGCCGAAGCCTATCGGGGGAAGATCGGCTTTTTTGCCGGGATCGACCGCTTCCGGTTCCGGCGGCAGGTCCGGCCCGGGGATCAGCTGCGCCTGGAGGTCCAGATGACCCGCTTGAAAGGGTCGGTGGGCAAGGGCGAAGGCCGGGCCCTGGTGGGGGACCGGGTTGTGGCCGAGGGTGAGTTGATGTTTGCGGTGGGAGATCCCCCCGCGGAATGA
- a CDS encoding YigZ family protein, which yields METYQTVGRQSETEIVIKKSRFIGRAARVSTEEEAAAFLEAIRRKHWDAAHNCYAYTIGPHSEIQRSSDDGEPAGTAGRPILEVLHHMNLRDTLVVVTRYFGGVLLGAGGLARAYGHAASEAVRAAGILRRRPHVRVRIRLPYPAFGKLEHHLAQRGWPREEPVFAEDVRLTVYVPRGREHECQSAAADATAGQVDIRFEEEVWLDEVDGTARVPSSLSEDFSGSNSPEG from the coding sequence GTGGAAACTTATCAAACTGTCGGGCGACAAAGCGAGACAGAGATTGTTATCAAGAAATCCCGGTTCATCGGCCGGGCGGCCCGGGTGTCCACTGAAGAGGAGGCCGCGGCCTTCTTGGAGGCGATCCGCCGCAAACATTGGGACGCCGCCCACAACTGTTACGCTTACACCATCGGCCCGCACTCCGAGATCCAGCGCTCCAGCGACGACGGGGAACCCGCCGGCACCGCCGGGCGCCCGATCCTCGAAGTCTTGCACCACATGAACCTGCGGGACACCCTCGTGGTGGTCACCCGGTATTTTGGCGGGGTCCTGCTCGGGGCCGGAGGACTGGCCCGGGCCTACGGGCACGCGGCCTCCGAGGCGGTGCGTGCCGCCGGCATTCTCCGCCGCCGCCCCCACGTCCGGGTCCGGATTCGCCTCCCTTACCCCGCCTTCGGCAAACTCGAACACCACCTGGCCCAGCGCGGCTGGCCCCGGGAAGAGCCGGTGTTCGCCGAAGACGTTCGGCTCACCGTTTACGTTCCCCGAGGCCGCGAACACGAATGCCAGTCCGCGGCGGCGGACGCCACGGCCGGTCAGGTGGACATTCGATTCGAGGAGGAGGTCTGGTTGGATGAGGTGGACGGGACAGCCCGGGTCCCCTCCTCCTTATCGGAGGATTTCTCCGGTTCCAATTCCCCCGAAGGATGA
- the spoIIID gene encoding sporulation transcriptional regulator SpoIIID: MHDYIRERTIKIGEYIVETRNTVRTIAREFGVSKSTVHKDLTERLPEINPELASRVKEILEYHKSIRHLRGGEATKNKYRNGQSSSPRTMVNTLL; encoded by the coding sequence GTGCACGATTACATCCGCGAGCGCACGATCAAAATCGGCGAGTATATCGTCGAGACCCGCAACACCGTGCGCACGATCGCCCGAGAATTCGGCGTATCCAAGAGTACCGTGCACAAAGATCTGACCGAGCGCCTGCCGGAGATCAACCCGGAGTTGGCCAGCCGAGTCAAAGAGATCCTGGAATATCACAAGTCGATTCGGCACCTGCGGGGCGGGGAGGCCACGAAGAATAAGTACCGCAACGGCCAAAGTTCATCCCCCCGGACGATGGTGAACACGCTGTTGTGA
- the pgsA gene encoding CDP-diacylglycerol--glycerol-3-phosphate 3-phosphatidyltransferase, whose amino-acid sequence MNIPNALTIVRFMLIPVYVIVFFSPRPWNMEGALVVLMMAGLTDVLDGYWARRHRQITDLGIMLDPLADKLMMVAVLVSFVVDGRLQWWMAGLLALREAAMIVSAGVLHRRGKKIVPAMIWGKATTVLYYITVVAVLFEWSVMTELLWLTVGFSFLTSFIYLLKIREVNQSSA is encoded by the coding sequence GTGAACATACCCAATGCCCTCACCATCGTCCGGTTTATGCTCATCCCGGTGTATGTAATCGTGTTTTTTTCGCCTCGGCCCTGGAATATGGAAGGCGCCCTGGTAGTGCTCATGATGGCCGGGCTGACGGATGTACTTGACGGGTATTGGGCGAGGCGGCATCGCCAGATAACGGACCTGGGGATCATGCTGGACCCCTTGGCGGACAAGCTGATGATGGTGGCGGTTCTCGTTTCCTTCGTGGTCGACGGCCGGCTGCAGTGGTGGATGGCCGGGCTTTTGGCCTTGCGGGAGGCTGCGATGATTGTCAGCGCCGGGGTGCTCCACCGCCGGGGCAAGAAGATCGTTCCCGCGATGATTTGGGGAAAGGCGACCACCGTTTTGTACTACATCACCGTGGTGGCGGTTCTGTTCGAGTGGTCGGTGATGACGGAGCTGTTGTGGCTGACGGTGGGGTTCTCGTTTCTGACGAGCTTCATTTATTTGTTGAAGATTCGCGAAGTGAACCAATCCTCCGCATGA
- a CDS encoding M23 family metallopeptidase — translation MKQEDQHFEHSRDAEPSEPDKGQESAAPVGGQAEPGERMVAEGTQVGPGERAWRNILRTRWFYPAIYLTAAVLIIALMYAKTAQVWPFAHETPAPAPNSTALDNNNPPAVPVGAQPGFIWPADPSAQVSVSMKNFDDTLSKDAQAAALVKFDNSYYPHHGIDLSAQNGKPFQVLAAAAGKVSKVEDDPLMGKVVEIAADNGYTLYYASLADVSVKPGESVTQGQPIGTSGLNKFEAADKNHVHLEIKKDGQDVNPETLLPKPGTP, via the coding sequence GTGAAACAAGAAGACCAACATTTTGAGCATTCCCGGGATGCGGAACCGAGCGAGCCCGACAAGGGTCAGGAATCGGCCGCCCCGGTGGGTGGGCAGGCGGAACCCGGGGAGAGGATGGTCGCCGAGGGGACGCAAGTCGGCCCTGGGGAACGTGCGTGGCGAAATATTCTGCGGACACGGTGGTTCTACCCAGCCATTTATTTGACGGCCGCCGTCCTAATCATCGCCCTCATGTACGCCAAAACTGCCCAGGTCTGGCCTTTTGCTCACGAGACGCCGGCGCCGGCGCCGAACTCCACCGCCCTTGACAACAACAATCCGCCGGCAGTTCCCGTGGGAGCGCAGCCGGGGTTCATCTGGCCGGCAGATCCTTCCGCCCAGGTCAGCGTTTCGATGAAGAATTTTGACGACACCCTCAGCAAAGACGCCCAGGCGGCGGCACTGGTGAAATTCGACAACAGCTACTATCCGCATCACGGTATTGATCTTTCGGCCCAGAACGGAAAGCCGTTCCAGGTTTTGGCCGCCGCGGCGGGGAAGGTCAGCAAGGTGGAAGATGACCCGCTGATGGGTAAAGTGGTGGAGATAGCGGCGGATAACGGGTATACGCTGTACTACGCATCCCTTGCGGATGTTTCCGTCAAGCCCGGCGAATCGGTGACCCAGGGGCAACCCATCGGCACCTCGGGGCTCAACAAGTTCGAAGCGGCGGACAAGAACCACGTGCATTTGGAGATCAAGAAAGACGGTCAAGATGTGAATCCGGAAACCTTGCTGCCCAAACCCGGAACTCCGTAA
- the spoIID gene encoding stage II sporulation protein D yields MKRFSWSAVLPVILAFLIPAAAVIALRPGPAALPAADPGPVIRVYRAATHSVTRMPLEDYVTGVVAAEMPANFHMEALKAQAVAARTNAVRALAHPGRAAGGADITDDHTRDQAFLSPDDLRRRWGSQFTAKYDRIRQAVKETAGQILVYGDQPIDATFFSTSNGYTASAQEVWGKNLPYLQSVPSPWDASVAPRFQDTKTVSIKDLAAALHLTAVPATPGGSFIQVLEESPTHRITQLRVGDRVVSGNDFRTALGLNSTSFTWAVSGGEVTFRTTGYGHGVGMSQYGAEALAQQGKTAEEILQYYYRGTRVVPWSKTLVLAAAKGPNR; encoded by the coding sequence TTGAAGCGTTTTTCGTGGTCGGCCGTACTGCCCGTGATCCTCGCCTTTCTCATACCGGCGGCCGCCGTGATCGCCCTCCGCCCGGGGCCGGCCGCCCTCCCCGCGGCTGATCCCGGGCCGGTGATCCGCGTGTACCGGGCCGCAACCCATTCGGTCACTCGCATGCCCCTGGAAGACTATGTCACCGGGGTCGTCGCGGCAGAAATGCCGGCGAATTTTCACATGGAGGCGCTCAAAGCCCAGGCCGTCGCCGCCCGCACCAACGCCGTCCGGGCCCTGGCCCATCCCGGCCGGGCCGCCGGAGGGGCGGATATCACCGACGACCATACCCGGGATCAAGCGTTTCTTTCTCCCGATGATCTTCGCCGCCGGTGGGGATCGCAGTTTACGGCCAAATACGACCGCATTCGCCAGGCGGTGAAGGAAACGGCGGGCCAAATCCTCGTCTACGGGGACCAGCCCATTGACGCGACCTTTTTCTCCACAAGCAATGGCTATACGGCCAGCGCCCAAGAAGTGTGGGGGAAAAACCTCCCGTATCTTCAGTCGGTCCCATCTCCCTGGGACGCCTCGGTGGCCCCGCGATTTCAGGACACGAAAACTGTCTCCATTAAAGACTTGGCGGCGGCTTTACACCTGACGGCCGTGCCCGCCACCCCGGGAGGATCCTTTATCCAAGTCCTCGAGGAGAGCCCGACCCATCGCATCACCCAGCTCCGCGTCGGGGACCGGGTGGTGAGCGGCAACGATTTTCGCACGGCCTTGGGGCTCAATTCCACCTCCTTTACCTGGGCGGTCTCCGGCGGCGAGGTGACCTTTCGGACGACGGGCTACGGCCACGGGGTCGGCATGAGCCAGTACGGCGCCGAAGCCCTGGCCCAGCAGGGGAAAACGGCGGAGGAAATTTTACAGTACTACTATCGGGGGACCCGAGTGGTGCCCTGGTCCAAAACTTTGGTTCTGGCGGCGGCAAAAGGGCCGAACCGTTAA
- a CDS encoding methyl-accepting chemotaxis protein produces the protein MSLLESIVACAPVIQQLQREPAAVVVADTQQLVAVLPHPRIPIPGQPGDSLEQYDKTAIYRAIATGQPVFTPVSKEVFGFPYFSATQTLYENGKLIGAISLLTLTEREEQLRDQAHELSALVEQLSANAESLSRAAAEVASANDDMSQHAALAQERIQLTTGVLSFIHEVAAQSNLLGLNAAIEAARAGESGRGFAVVADEIRRLAQRSQSASKEIEDSLSQIRTAVERMVTDIQTSSQYTESQASAAEELAASLGQIARAAETLARLSRVESDDAFLASTGLAVAGRSAAPRGEAGPAGS, from the coding sequence ATGTCGCTGTTGGAGTCGATCGTCGCATGCGCCCCAGTGATCCAACAACTTCAACGAGAACCCGCGGCCGTCGTTGTGGCCGATACCCAACAATTGGTGGCCGTGTTGCCTCATCCGCGAATCCCCATACCGGGTCAACCGGGAGATTCATTGGAACAATACGATAAGACAGCCATTTACCGCGCCATCGCTACCGGGCAACCCGTGTTTACACCTGTAAGTAAGGAGGTTTTCGGATTTCCTTACTTCAGTGCCACACAGACGCTTTATGAGAACGGCAAGCTCATCGGAGCCATTTCGCTCCTTACGTTGACAGAACGGGAGGAGCAACTGAGAGACCAGGCCCATGAATTGTCAGCCTTGGTGGAGCAGTTGTCCGCCAACGCCGAATCTCTGTCCCGTGCCGCGGCCGAGGTGGCGTCGGCGAACGACGACATGAGCCAGCACGCGGCCTTGGCGCAGGAACGAATCCAGCTGACCACCGGCGTGCTATCCTTCATCCACGAAGTGGCGGCCCAATCGAACCTTTTGGGTCTCAACGCCGCCATCGAGGCGGCCCGGGCGGGGGAATCCGGACGGGGCTTTGCCGTGGTGGCGGATGAGATCCGGCGCCTGGCCCAGCGCAGCCAGTCGGCCTCCAAGGAGATCGAGGACAGCCTGTCGCAGATTCGCACCGCTGTGGAGCGCATGGTCACTGATATTCAAACGTCCAGTCAATACACGGAATCTCAGGCCAGTGCCGCCGAAGAACTGGCGGCTTCCCTCGGACAGATCGCCAGGGCGGCGGAAACCCTGGCCAGACTGTCCCGGGTGGAAAGCGATGACGCGTTCCTCGCCTCCACGGGGTTGGCCGTTGCGGGAAGGTCGGCCGCGCCGAGGGGAGAAGCCGGCCCGGCGGGTTCATAA
- a CDS encoding TolB-like translocation protein, producing the protein MCLVGGALPALSADAEAAGAAEAQKPQRPLVSVIREGAVWVLQADGRFAPVPKTEGADRAIFSPDGRFLAVHRSEGSLWLTTPDGRKGWLLAKDRVSPDMAWSPAGGRLGYIRSGALWVIPCGPEGPSDWSLAAPEAERFAWSSDGSRLYVATPAWSVATPPKPTTPTVPRKPAGPPGRPGPDAGTRGAGQEPGDSPGKGRHEASAATTNGTSPSPALGEAAGATGTPVRRQVVRILEVKWRGGTPRVWGELPLRMVEDFQEFTGVRHKLPEPKKVEGIRVYDDQTPSASQGSRAPGRSGWPIWGVEGIYPSPGGEAVALVVRDAPDSRRALHRGLISFTGRSAIPLVVWQAGPGSRLEIAGWTIQDRRLWIGFLTDRRRESGHRTEGRSEAFEGEFLAWKVPEGAVSSVDRPVILTPETATDRRASSDPQAQGWLVVRAFAHPWIQERWRPASLWAVRPDGRAIQLSRPLFGAEDLAGWWGPGEQWVGLRKTWGRARLWWSSRPLGRTEVLVDGLGRDVAPGVVDIGFVHPGPDKSTRVTAGAGLPRPTGRTGADKGAPGLG; encoded by the coding sequence TTGTGCCTCGTCGGAGGGGCGTTGCCGGCTTTGTCCGCAGATGCCGAAGCGGCGGGAGCGGCCGAGGCACAAAAGCCTCAAAGGCCGTTGGTGTCGGTCATCCGGGAAGGGGCCGTCTGGGTGCTCCAGGCGGATGGTCGGTTCGCGCCCGTTCCCAAAACTGAAGGGGCGGACCGGGCGATTTTTTCACCCGACGGCCGGTTTCTCGCCGTTCATAGATCCGAGGGCTCTCTTTGGCTGACCACCCCGGACGGCAGGAAAGGATGGCTCCTGGCCAAGGATCGAGTGAGTCCCGATATGGCCTGGTCGCCTGCGGGCGGACGGCTTGGCTACATCCGTTCCGGAGCTTTGTGGGTGATCCCCTGCGGTCCGGAAGGCCCCAGCGACTGGAGCCTGGCCGCCCCGGAAGCGGAACGGTTTGCTTGGAGCTCCGATGGCAGCCGGTTGTACGTGGCCACCCCTGCTTGGTCCGTGGCAACCCCGCCGAAGCCCACAACCCCCACCGTTCCCCGGAAGCCTGCAGGTCCACCCGGGCGGCCCGGCCCCGATGCAGGCACCCGGGGCGCCGGGCAAGAACCGGGAGACTCCCCGGGAAAGGGCCGGCATGAGGCGTCGGCAGCAACAACGAATGGCACCTCGCCCTCTCCGGCCCTCGGCGAGGCCGCGGGGGCCACAGGAACGCCGGTCAGGCGGCAGGTGGTTCGCATCCTGGAAGTGAAGTGGCGGGGAGGCACGCCCAGGGTATGGGGAGAGCTTCCATTGCGAATGGTTGAGGATTTCCAGGAGTTCACGGGTGTGCGGCATAAACTCCCTGAGCCGAAGAAGGTGGAAGGGATTCGCGTGTACGACGATCAAACGCCTTCTGCGTCTCAAGGATCCCGGGCACCCGGCCGGTCCGGGTGGCCAATCTGGGGCGTAGAGGGGATCTACCCATCCCCGGGTGGTGAAGCGGTAGCTTTGGTGGTGCGGGATGCACCGGATTCCCGCCGGGCTCTCCACCGGGGCCTCATCAGCTTCACCGGCCGATCCGCGATTCCCCTTGTGGTCTGGCAGGCGGGACCAGGCTCCCGCCTCGAAATCGCGGGTTGGACCATACAAGATCGACGCCTGTGGATCGGTTTTTTGACGGATCGTCGTCGAGAATCCGGACATCGAACAGAGGGGCGCTCTGAAGCCTTTGAGGGGGAATTCCTGGCTTGGAAGGTGCCTGAAGGAGCAGTTTCGTCGGTGGACCGACCCGTCATCCTGACGCCGGAAACGGCAACGGACCGCAGGGCATCGTCAGATCCCCAGGCTCAGGGGTGGTTGGTGGTTCGCGCTTTTGCCCATCCGTGGATTCAGGAGCGATGGAGGCCGGCCTCCTTATGGGCCGTTCGCCCGGACGGCCGGGCCATTCAACTGAGCCGTCCGCTTTTCGGGGCGGAAGATCTGGCCGGGTGGTGGGGACCCGGTGAACAGTGGGTGGGGTTGCGAAAGACGTGGGGCCGCGCCAGGCTCTGGTGGTCTTCCCGGCCCCTTGGCCGCACCGAAGTGCTGGTGGACGGCCTCGGCCGGGACGTTGCCCCTGGGGTCGTTGATATCGGCTTTGTCCATCCCGGGCCGGATAAAAGCACCCGGGTGACCGCCGGCGCAGGACTTCCCCGCCCCACCGGCCGGACGGGCGCGGACAAAGGAGCCCCGGGCCTCGGGTGA